A window from Vigna angularis cultivar LongXiaoDou No.4 chromosome 7, ASM1680809v1, whole genome shotgun sequence encodes these proteins:
- the LOC108322861 gene encoding FRIGIDA-like protein 1 produces the protein MQTSSKTISAALQLVDAKKENLKKAYDDLQSHSSLLSSSSFPLSWSQIDSHFTSLHNSLSERFHLLQTLESQQQHTHPPSSPSKDPTFPPSRSDPSSQNDVTLPKPHAERIIALCSSVDGKGLRDYVGDHFKDKVAFEVDLQTALKRASDPASMILDALDGVVGANVVKDDKELRKRKRTCGFLFQQLRAASVHVSFKVLKRARRLCVEWKGSLPSEGGEGVGAMTFLQFVAAYGLLSELTDNEILTFSAMAAANDDLPELYRSIGLTEKVPGLIQKLVDRCRHILAVKYIFEFNLADKIPPIPILKAHVNESQKLAKKLSEEGKSLNEITAREVHALKSAIKVIESHNLQSQYPPESLQQRLEQLTKQKANLKYAASAFSARPPSHQQQQSGIKRPRISAPIGSAAVLNSVGGASSTAHHYKHPHFQSSGLLPEQRPFFHSPGLLLEQQPHFQSSGLLPDQQPRFQSPGLLLEHRSPYINLPTMSYGMKAPTPTILPYTGAATGPYGLDDVPMGSSGNLGQRGSHPNSSEPLMPSGYHDSVSAYGGYGHQRYHRTSYPQ, from the exons ATGCAAACGTCGTCGAAGACCATCTCTGCGGCTCTGCAACTGGTGGACGCCAAGAaagagaatttgaagaaagCCTACGACGATCTCCAATCCCATTCCTCTCTCCTCTCTTCCTCCTCCTTCCCTCTTTCTTGGTCGCAAATCGACTCCCACTTCACCTCCCTCCACAACTCCCTCTCTGAACGATTTCACCTTCTTCAGACCCTCGAATCCCAACAGCAGCACACTCACCCACCTTCCTCTCCCTCCAAAGATCCCACCTTTCCACCCTCCCGCTCCGACCCATCATCGCAAAACGACGTCACATTGCCCAAACCCCACGCGGAACGCATTATCGCCCTCTGCAGCAGCGTGGACGGAAAAGGGTTGCGGGACTACGTTGGGGATCATTTCAAAGACAAGGTTGCGTTCGAGGTTGACCTTCAGACTGCCCTCAAGCGTGCTTCCGATCCCGCTTCGATGATTCTCGATGCACTGGACGGTGTCGTGGGTGCGAATGTGGTGAAAGATGACAAGGAATTGCGCAAAAGGAAGCGGACTTGTGGGTTCTTGTTTCAGCAGTTGAGGGCTGCGTCCGTTCATGTGAGTTTTAAGGTGCTTAAGAGAGCAAGGAGGTTGTGTGTGGAGTGGAAGGGGAGCTTGCCCAGTGAAGGTGGTGAAGGTGTTGGGGCCATGACTTTCTTGCAGTTTGTGGCGGCTTATGGGTTGTTATCTGAATTGACAGATAATGAGATTCTCACTTTCTCTGCCATGGCTGCTGCTAATGATGATCTTCCCGAGCTCTACCGAAGTATCGGTTTAACGGAGAAAGTCCCAG GTCTTATTCAGAAACTTGTTGACAGGTGCAGACATATTCTGGCTGTCAAGTATATTTTTGAGTTCAATCTTGCGGATAAGATTCCACCGATTCCCATTTTGAAAGCTCACGTGAATGAATCTCAGAAACTTGCTAAAAAACTTTCTGAGGAAGGGAAGTCACTA AATGAAATCACAGCCAGAGAAGTCCATGCTCTGAAATCGGCAATCAAGGTTATTGAAAGTCATAATCTTCAATCGCAATATCCACCTGAAAGCCTTCAACAGCGTTTAGAACAATTGACGAAGCAAAAGGCAAATTTAAAATATGCTGCATCGGCTTTTTCTGCAAGGCCCCCCTCTCATCAGCAGCAACAAAGTGGGATCAAGCGTCCTCGAATTTCTGCCCCCATTGGTTCTGCAGCTGTCCTGAATAGTGTCGGTGGTGCCAGTTCAACTGCTCACCACTACAAACATCCTCATTTCCAGTCATCAGGTTTGTTGCCGGAGCAACGACCTTTTTTCCATTCACCAGGTTTGTTGTTGGAACAACAACCTCATTTTCAGTCATCAGGTTTGTTGCCTGATCAACAACCTCGTTTCCAGTCACCCGGTTTGTTGCTGGAACATCGAAGTCCCTACATTAACTTGCCAACCATGTCATATGGCATGAAGGCTCCAACCCCAACCATCTTGCCTTATACAGGCGCTGCAACTGGGCCTTATGGTCTTGATGATGTCCCAATGGGTTCCAGTGGTAACCTCGGTCAACGTGGTTCTCATCCAAATTCATCAGAGCCACTTATGCCGTCTGGTTATCATGATAGTGTCTCTGCCTATGGTGGTTATGGTCATCAGCGCTATCATCGAACATCTTATCCTCAGTAG